A stretch of DNA from Candidatus Poribacteria bacterium:
CATCAACTCAGACCCAACACCTTATACTCATCTAAATGGCAGCTACACCACGTTTGGAAAAGTTATTGAAGGGATAGATGTGGTAGACGCACTCCGCGAACGTGATGTCATGAACAAAGTGACAATCGAAAATTACGAAGTAGCACCGTAACATGCATTCGGAAAGGATGGACCCAATATATGGAAGAATGGAAACGTCTTGTTAGAGACACCGTTAACACTCCAGAAAAACTTGCCGCTGCATTTGATGTTGACTTAGAGGAGATGCAGCGAATTCACAAAGAATTTCCGATCCGTATCAATCCTTATTACCTGAGTCTCATAGAAGAACCCGGTGATCCGATTTGGAAACAGGTCGTTCCGGATCCAAGGGAACTGATGAGTACCGGCGTAGAGGACCCATTGCACGAAGAAGACGATAGCGAAGTCCCAAACGTAACGCATCGATACCCCGATCGGGCACTTTTCTATGTCAATTACATGTGTCCAATCTACTGTCGTTTCTGTACCCGGAAACGGAAAGTCGGGGACCCGCACTCTATTTCCGAAGATAACATTGAGAGAGGACTCGCCTACATCCAGGCACATTCAGAGATCCGAGACGTAATCATCTCCGGGGGTGACCCGCTCATGTTGACGGATAAAAAAATTGACATGATCGTCGGTGGATTGCGAGCGATTAAACATCTGGAAATCATTCGGATCGGATCGCGCGTCCCAGTAACATTGCCGCAACGTATCACGCCTGAGTTATGTGCGATCTTGAAACGGCATCATCCTTTCTACATCAACACCCATTTCAACCATCCGCGCGAGATTACACCTGAAACTAAGAAGGCATGCGGTATGTTAGCCGACGCGGGTATACCGCTCGG
This window harbors:
- a CDS encoding KamA family radical SAM protein, translating into MEEWKRLVRDTVNTPEKLAAAFDVDLEEMQRIHKEFPIRINPYYLSLIEEPGDPIWKQVVPDPRELMSTGVEDPLHEEDDSEVPNVTHRYPDRALFYVNYMCPIYCRFCTRKRKVGDPHSISEDNIERGLAYIQAHSEIRDVIISGGDPLMLTDKKIDMIVGGLRAIKHLEIIRIGSRVPVTLPQRITPELCAILKRHHPFYINTHFNHPREITPETKKACGMLADAGIPLGNQAVLLKGVNDDPDVMVELMKGLLRIRVKPYYIYQADLVVGTDHFRTAVQTGLDIVAALRGHISGLGVPHYVVDAPGGGGKIALIPDPVVAFDDDEIQLRNYEGDVYSYPSTPFFDEDW